A stretch of the Leptidea sinapis chromosome 5, ilLepSina1.1, whole genome shotgun sequence genome encodes the following:
- the LOC126980148 gene encoding tyrosine--tRNA ligase, cytoplasmic: protein MSWEEKKYLVTRNLQEVLGDEKLTEILKQRDLKIYWGTATTGRPHVAYFVPMSKIADFLKAGCEVTILFADLHAYLDNMKAPWELLALRTQYYESAIKAMLTSIGVPLEKLKFVRGTEYQLSKEYTLDVYRMSSVITEHDAKKAGAEVVKQVDHPLLSGLLYPCLQALDEEYLKVDAQFGGVDQRKIFTMSEKYLPQLNYAKRIHLMNPMVPGLTGGKMSASEEDSKIDLLDNPSNVKKKLKKAFCEPGNITDNGVLSFTKHVIFSLMKEGETFKIIRADDHGGNVEFTKFEDLENAFAKEEIHPGDLKASVEQAINKLLAPIQEIFKDPKLQELAKKAYPLPSKVKSNAASSDEAVPSRLDIRVGKIIEVSRHPDADSLYVEKIDLGEGEPRTIVSGLVNFVPIEEMQNRDVVVLCNLKAAKMRGIESKGMVLCASIDDPKQVEPLLPPKDSQPGERIVIEGYETGDPDEVLNPKKKVWEKLQVDLKTNDVLFAVWQSNKLVSKVTGNPVVTKSMKNAPIK, encoded by the coding sequence ATGAGTTGGGAAGAGAAAAAATACTTGGTAACTCGTAACCTGCAAGAAGTTTTAGGTGACGAAAAATTGACAGAAATTTTGAAGCAAAGAGATTTAAAGATTTATTGGGGAACAGCAACAACTGGTAGACCCCATGTAGCATATTTCGTACCCATGTCTAAAATAGCTGATTTCTTGAAAGCAGGCTGTGaagtaacaatattatttgcTGATTTACATGCGTATTTAGATAATATGAAAGCCCCATGGGAGCTTCTTGCACTACGCACACAATATTATGAATCTGCTATCAAAGCTATGCTGACTTCAATTGGAGTACCATTAGAGAAACTTAAATTTGTTAGAGGTACTGAGTATCAATTAAGCAAAGAGTATACATTAGATGTCTACCGTATGTCATCTGTTATCACAGAGCATGATGCAAAAAAAGCTGGAGCTGAAGTAGTCAAACAGGTAGATCACCCATTGCTTAGTGGTCTACTGTATCCATGTCTTCAAGCCTTGGATGAGGAATATTTGAAAGTAGATGCACAATTTGGTGGTGTTGATCAGAGAAAAATTTTCACTATGTCTGAAAAATATTTACCGCAATTGAATTATGCTAAGAGGATTCATTTGATGAATCCTATGGTTCCTGGTTTGACAGGGGGGAAGATGTCAGCCTCTGAAGAAGACAGTAAAATTGATTTGCTTGACAATCCCAGCAATGTTAAGAAGAAACTGAAAAAAGCATTCTGCGAGCCCGGAAATATCACTGATAATGGAGTCCTCTCATTTACAAAACatgtaatattttcattaatgaaGGAAGGTGAAACATTTAAGATTATTAGAGCAGATGATCACGGTGGAAATGTTGAATTCACGAAATTTGAAGATCTAGAAAATGCTTTTGCGAAAGAAGAAATACATCCTGGAGACCTCAAGGCATCAGTTGAACAAgctattaacaaattattaGCACCCATTCAGGAAATATTTAAAGACCCTAAGCTACAAGAGCTTGCTAAGAAAGCTTATCCATTACCTTCTAAAGTGAAGAGTAATGCTGCCAGCTCTGATGAAGCAGTACCATCCAGATTAGACATAAGAGTGGGTAAGATTATTGAAGTGTCTAGACACCCAGATGCAGATTCTCTGTATGTAGAGAAAATAGATTTAGGTGAAGGGGAACCTAGAACAATTGTCTCAGGTTTAGTTAACTTTGTTCCAATTGAAGAAATGCAGAATAGAGATGTGGTTGTTTTGTGCAATTTAAAAGCAGCAAAGATGCGGGGAATAGAATCTAAAGGCATGGTCTTATGTGCATCTATTGATGACCCTAAACAAGTTGAACCGTTATTACCACCAAAAGACAGCCAGCCAGGGGAAAGGATAGTAATTGAAGGTTACGAGACTGGAGATCCTGATGAGGTACTCAATCCCAAAAAGAAAGTGTGGGAGAAGTTACAGGTAGATTTGAAAACAAATGATGTTTTATTTGCTGTATGGCAAAGCAATAAGCTTGTAAGCAAAGTAACAGGGAACCCAGTTGTTACAAAATCTATGAAAAATGCTCCCATTAAATAG